TGTTGCCGCCGCCGCCCACGGTGACGACGATCAGGAAGTACACCAGGTACTTGACCGGAAACTCGGGGTCCAGGCCGAGCATTTCCACGCCAAGCGCGCCGCCCAGGCCCGCCAGCGCCGAACCGAGCGCGAAGGTGAGCATGAACACCCGGTTCACGTCTATGCCCAGGCCGCGCGCCGTGCCCTGGTTGTCCACCGCCGCGCGCAGGCGCGCGCCGAACGGGGTGCGGATCACCGACCACTGCAGCAGCGCCGCGACGATGAGGCCCGCGACCACGAGGAACAGCCGGTACACGCCGATGTCCACGCCCGGCAGGTGGATCTGCCCGGTGAGAAACTCGGGCAGGTGCAGCGGCTGCTGGCGCGCGCCGAAGAAGTAATGCGTTGCCGCGACCGCCATGAACACCAGGCCCAGCGAGAACAACACCTGGTCGAGCGCTGAGGCCTCGTACAGGCGCCGGTACAGCAGCCGCTCCAGCAGCACCCCGAGCAGGCCGGGTACGACGATGGCAAACGGAATGGTCGCGAGGAAGGGCAGACCCCAGTCATTGAGTAGCACCACGCAGACATAGCCGCCCACCATGGCGAACACCCCGTGCGCGAGGTTGACGAAGTTCATCAGCCCGAGCGTGACCGACAGGCCGACGCTGATCAGAAACAGCAGCATGCCGAAGGCGATGCCGTCAAAAATGATCGTCATGGTTCAAGCGCTGTGCGTGGGCGAGCGCCGGGCCGGCGCAGTGCGCGCGGCCCGGCGGCGTGGGCTTACTTGGCGACCTTGCCCGGGTCCTTGACCGCTTGCAGCGTGGCGAATTCCACGTTCTGCAGCTCGCCGCCGACCTCTTCGAGCTTGCGGATGTACTCGTTCTGGACCACGTCGCGCGTCTCGGCGTCGATCTGCACCGGGCCGCGCGGGCTCATCCATTGCATGCCCTTGGCCGCGGCCACGAAGGCCTCGCCCGTGGCATCACCCTTGGTTTTTTCCAGCACCTGGTAGATCAGGTGCATGCCGTCGTAGCCGCCCACGGACATGAAGTTCGGGCGGTCCTTGGGAAAGGCCTTCTTGTAGGCCGCGACATAGGCCTTGTTCTCGGCCGAGTCGTGCGCCTGCGAGTAGTGGAAGGCAGTGATCAGGCCGAGCGCCGAATTGCCCATGGCGGCGAGTTCGTTCTCGTCCGTCAGGTCGCCCGGGCCTATCGCCTGGATGCCGGCCTTGTCCAGGCCAAGCTCGCGAAAGCCCTTCATCAGCGCCACCATGGAGCTGCCCGGCGGCACGAAGGTGAACATGGCGTCGGGCTTGGCGTCCTTCACGCGCTCCAGGTAGGCGGCGTAGTCGGCGGTGTTCACCGGCGTGCGCACCTCGCCGACGATCTTGCCGCCGAGCTCGGTGAAGGTCTTCTTGAACTGGGTCTCGGCGTCGTGGCCGGGGCCATAGTCGGCCACCAGCGTGTAGGCCGACTTGATGTTGTTCTCCGCCGCCCACTTGGCCATGGCCCACGAGCCCTGGGGCAGCGTCATCGAGACGCGCACGATGTAGGGCGACTTTTCGGTGATCGAGGAGGTGGCGGCGTTCATCACGATCATAGGCACCTTGGCCTGGGTGGCCAGGGGCGCGACGGAGAAGGCGTTGGGCGTGAGGTCGAACCCGGCCAGGATGTCCACCTTGTCGTTGACCAGCAGCTCCTGCGCGGCGCGCTTGGCCACCTGCGGCGCCATGCCGGTGTCGTCCTTGACGATGAGCTTGACCTTGCGCCCGGCCACGGTGTCGCCATGCTCGGCCATGTAGACGTCGATGCCGTGCTTGATCTGCTTGCCGTAGGCGGCAAACGGGCCGGACACCGACAGCACCAGGCCGATGGTCAAGTCCTTGGCCTGGGCCAGTCCTGCGCTGGCCAGCGCGGCGGCGACCAGCGTGGCCCGGATGGCGGTTTTGATGGGTCGCATGAAAGTCTCCTTGGGGGTGGTGAAAGCAGAAAAAAGCGGCTCAGCCGCGCGGGCGCAAGATGGCGCCAAGGAAGGCCGCGAGCTCGGCCCTTGCGGCCAATGGCAGCACGTGCGCGACGTATTGGTCCGGGCGCACCAGAACCATGGCCCCGGCGCGGTCTATGCCGCGCAGCGCAAAGATGTCCTCGCCCGGCAGCGTGGCGAACACGTTCTCGTAGTCGACGAGCTGCCAGGGGCCTGTGCGCGGCTTGTAGGCCAGCGGCACCCGCTCGATAGCGACCGCCTCGTGCGGCTGCTGGTAGATGATCTTGATGTCGAACCAGGCGTTGTCGTCCAGCCCCGCCGGGGTGTGGGCGCGCACCGGCGACTCTGGCGCATCGGCCAGCCAGCGGCCCAGCGCGCCGGCCGCGGAATCCTCGCCGGCAGGTGGCGCGTCGGCAAACACGTACAGGCGCCAGCGCCCGTCGGCGCGCGCCTGGTGGCCCAGGTGCAGCGGCCGCGCGTCGGCCACGCGCACCACGCGCGCGGACTTGAAGCGCTTGCCGATCGCAAAACCCGTGGCCAGGTGCTGGTGCGTCGCCTCGCCGGTGATGGACGAGGGCGCGTACTGCGTCATGAAGCCCTGGGCAAATTCGGTGATCTGCGCGTAGGCCGCCTCGACCTCCTCGGGGCTGCCCAACTGCTCTGGCGGCGTGGCCATCATCGTGGCCCAGCGCTTGTCAAAGTCGATGATGTCCTGCCCTATGACCTGGCGCTCGGCCGAATAGCTGGCCAGCAGGCTCTCGGGGCTGCGCCCTTCGAGCACGTGCGCGAGCTTCCAACCGAGGTTGAAGCCGTCCTGCATGGACACGTTCATGCCCTGCCCGGCCTTGGCGCTGTGGGTGTGCGCGGCGTCGCCGGCGATGAACACCCGCGGCGCGCGCACGCCGCGCTGCTCTGCCGGCACGTCGTCAAAGCGGTCGCACACGCGGTGGCCGACCTCGTACACGCTGTACCAGGCGACGTGGCGCACGTCGAGCGTGTAGGGGCGCAAGATGGCCTGGGCGCGCGCAATGGTCTGCTCTACCGTGGTCTGGCGCACCGCAGCGCCGGCGCCGGGCTGCACCTCGCCCAGATCGACGTAGAGCCGGAACATGAAGCCGCCTTCGCGCGGAATCAGGAGAATGCTGCCGCCCTCGCCCGACTTGATCACGCACTTGGTGCGCACGTCGGGAAAGTCGGTCACCGCCAGCAGGTCGATCACGCCCCAGGCGTGGTTGGAGGTGCTGCCCTGGAATTCGCAGCCCACGGCGCGGCGCACGCGGCTGTGCGCGCCGTCGGTGCCGACCAGATAGCGCGCGCGCACCGTGCGCATCTGGCCTTCGTGTTCCCCGGCGGTGTGGCGCAGAGTCGCGCTGACAGGGTATTCGCCGTGCCGGGCAAGCTGCAGATCCTGCAGCTCCAGCCCGTAGTCCACCTGCATGCGCGTGGGCGCGCGCTGCATGAATTGGGCAAAGTAGTCGAGCACGCGCGCCTGGTTGACCAGGATGTGCGGGTATTCGCTCACGCCGTGCTCGTCCTCGGGCTCGCGCGTGGCGCGCACGATGCGCGCGGGATCCTGCGGGTCGGGCTTCCAGAACACGGTCTGCGTCACCTCGCAGCCTTCGGCGACGATTTCATCGGCAAAGCCGAAGGCCTCGAAGGTCTCGACGCTGCGCTTCTGGATACCGTCGGCCTGACCGATCGCAAGGCGCGCGGCGCGCCGGTCGATGATGCGCGTGCGGATGCCGGCAAACTGCGACAGCTGCGCCGCCACGATCATGCCGGCCGGCCCCGCGCCGACGATGAGCACGTCCAGCTCTTCGGGCAATTGCGTGGGGCGGTCCAGCCCGACGCCGGCGGCGGGCTGCACGCGCGGGTCGCTGGAGACGTAGCCGTGGTGGTGAAACTGCATGGAAGTGTGGCTCCGGTCAGGGCGGGCGCTGGCGGGGTCGGCGCGATGAAAAGCCTCAGGCGGCGAGCTGGCGCTCGAGCAGGTCGAGCACCTCGTAGCAGGGCAGCACCTGGGCCACGCTGGCATTGGGCTCGCGCCCCTCGCGGATGGCAGCAAAGAATTCGCGGTCCTGCAGCTCGATGCCGTTCATCGAGACGTCCACCTGGCTCACGTCGATTTTCTCGTCGCGCCCGTTGCTCAGATCGTCGTAGCGCGCGACGTAGGTGCCGCTGTCGCCGATGTAGCGAAAGAAGGTGCCCAGCGGCCCGTCGTTGTTGAACGACAGCGACAGCGTGCAGATCGCGCCATTGGCCGCCTTGAGCTGGATGCTCATGTCCATGGCGATGCCCAGCTCGGGATGGATGGGGCCCTGCAGCGCATGCGCCTGCACGATGGGGCTGCCCGCCTGCCAGGCAAACAAGTCCACGGTGTGCGCCGCATGGTGCCAGAGCAGGTGGTCGGTCCAGGAGCGCGGCTGGCCCAGCGCATTGGTGTTGCTGCGCCGAAAGAAATAGGTCTGCACATCCATCTGCTGGATTTGCAGCTCGCCCGCGGCGATGCGCCGGTGCACCCACTGGTGGCTGGGGTTGAAGCGGCGCGTGTGCCCGACCATGGCCACCTTGCCGCTCTTGCGCTGCGCCTGCGCCACCTGCTGGCCGTCGGCGAGCTTGTCGCACAGCGGGATTTCCACCTGCACGTGCTTGCCCGCCTCCAGGCACTGGATGGCCTGGGCCGCATGCATCTGCGTGGGCGTGCACAGGATGACCGCGTCCACATCGGGGCGCGCCAGCACCTCGGCCAGATCGGTGCCGGCGTGGGCAATGCCGTACTTGCGCGCCACCTCCTCGGTGGGGGCAAGGCGCCGCCCGACGAGCGCGACCACTTGCACGCCCTCGATCTGGCGCATGCCTTCCAGATGCTTGATGCCGAAGGCCCCGGCACCGACCAGGGCGACCTTGATGGGAGTGTTCATTTCTTTCCCTTATTGATAGCTGCCAGCGCTTGCCCAGCAAGCGTTCAGGCGGGATTTTCCAATATGAGATGGCCCACGGCCGTGTTCGACGCGGGCACATGGTAGAAGCGGTGCAAGACCTTGGGCAGCGCCCTGGCCTGGTCCACGTCGGCCATGGCGCCGCGCGCGATCAGCCACATCACGAGCTCTATGCCTTCGCTGCCGGCCTCGCGCACGTATTCGATGTGCGGCACCTGCGACAGGCCCACGGGGTTCTCGACAAGCAGGTCGAGAAAGCGGTTGTCCCAGGCCTTGTTGATCAGCCCGGCGCGCGCGCCCTGCAGCTGATGGCTCATGCCGCCCGTTCCCCAGACCTGCACCTTCAGGTCTTCGTCGTAGCTCTCGACGGCCTTGCGGATCGCGCGCCCCAGGTTCAGGCAGCGCTGGCCCGAGGGCACGGGGTATTGCACCACGTTCACCGCCAGCGGAATCACCGGGCAGGGCCAGGCGTCCCGCTTGGGGTCCTTCTCGCCGCACATCAGCGACAGCGGCACGGTGAGGCCGTGGTCCACATCCATCTTGTTCACGATGGTCAGGTCAAAGTCCTGCTGGATCACGCTCTGGGCGATGTGGCTCGCAAGCTGCGGGTGGCCGAACACCGTAGGCACCGGGCGCGGG
The DNA window shown above is from Comamonas sp. NLF-1-9 and carries:
- a CDS encoding branched-chain amino acid ABC transporter permease: MTIIFDGIAFGMLLFLISVGLSVTLGLMNFVNLAHGVFAMVGGYVCVVLLNDWGLPFLATIPFAIVVPGLLGVLLERLLYRRLYEASALDQVLFSLGLVFMAVAATHYFFGARQQPLHLPEFLTGQIHLPGVDIGVYRLFLVVAGLIVAALLQWSVIRTPFGARLRAAVDNQGTARGLGIDVNRVFMLTFALGSALAGLGGALGVEMLGLDPEFPVKYLVYFLIVVTVGGGGNILGSLWAALLLGVADVAGKYYVPQIGAFIIYAIMVLILILRPQGLFGRPHH
- a CDS encoding ABC transporter substrate-binding protein, yielding MRPIKTAIRATLVAAALASAGLAQAKDLTIGLVLSVSGPFAAYGKQIKHGIDVYMAEHGDTVAGRKVKLIVKDDTGMAPQVAKRAAQELLVNDKVDILAGFDLTPNAFSVAPLATQAKVPMIVMNAATSSITEKSPYIVRVSMTLPQGSWAMAKWAAENNIKSAYTLVADYGPGHDAETQFKKTFTELGGKIVGEVRTPVNTADYAAYLERVKDAKPDAMFTFVPPGSSMVALMKGFRELGLDKAGIQAIGPGDLTDENELAAMGNSALGLITAFHYSQAHDSAENKAYVAAYKKAFPKDRPNFMSVGGYDGMHLIYQVLEKTKGDATGEAFVAAAKGMQWMSPRGPVQIDAETRDVVQNEYIRKLEEVGGELQNVEFATLQAVKDPGKVAK
- a CDS encoding FAD-binding monooxygenase translates to MQFHHHGYVSSDPRVQPAAGVGLDRPTQLPEELDVLIVGAGPAGMIVAAQLSQFAGIRTRIIDRRAARLAIGQADGIQKRSVETFEAFGFADEIVAEGCEVTQTVFWKPDPQDPARIVRATREPEDEHGVSEYPHILVNQARVLDYFAQFMQRAPTRMQVDYGLELQDLQLARHGEYPVSATLRHTAGEHEGQMRTVRARYLVGTDGAHSRVRRAVGCEFQGSTSNHAWGVIDLLAVTDFPDVRTKCVIKSGEGGSILLIPREGGFMFRLYVDLGEVQPGAGAAVRQTTVEQTIARAQAILRPYTLDVRHVAWYSVYEVGHRVCDRFDDVPAEQRGVRAPRVFIAGDAAHTHSAKAGQGMNVSMQDGFNLGWKLAHVLEGRSPESLLASYSAERQVIGQDIIDFDKRWATMMATPPEQLGSPEEVEAAYAQITEFAQGFMTQYAPSSITGEATHQHLATGFAIGKRFKSARVVRVADARPLHLGHQARADGRWRLYVFADAPPAGEDSAAGALGRWLADAPESPVRAHTPAGLDDNAWFDIKIIYQQPHEAVAIERVPLAYKPRTGPWQLVDYENVFATLPGEDIFALRGIDRAGAMVLVRPDQYVAHVLPLAARAELAAFLGAILRPRG
- a CDS encoding Gfo/Idh/MocA family oxidoreductase, with amino-acid sequence MNTPIKVALVGAGAFGIKHLEGMRQIEGVQVVALVGRRLAPTEEVARKYGIAHAGTDLAEVLARPDVDAVILCTPTQMHAAQAIQCLEAGKHVQVEIPLCDKLADGQQVAQAQRKSGKVAMVGHTRRFNPSHQWVHRRIAAGELQIQQMDVQTYFFRRSNTNALGQPRSWTDHLLWHHAAHTVDLFAWQAGSPIVQAHALQGPIHPELGIAMDMSIQLKAANGAICTLSLSFNNDGPLGTFFRYIGDSGTYVARYDDLSNGRDEKIDVSQVDVSMNGIELQDREFFAAIREGREPNASVAQVLPCYEVLDLLERQLAA
- a CDS encoding class III extradiol dioxygenase subunit beta; this translates as MARITASVYTSHVPAIGAAMDLGKTHEPYWQPMFAGYEFSRQWLRDNTPDVILMVYNDHATAFSLDMIPTFALGTAAQYQPADEGWGPRPVPTVFGHPQLASHIAQSVIQQDFDLTIVNKMDVDHGLTVPLSLMCGEKDPKRDAWPCPVIPLAVNVVQYPVPSGQRCLNLGRAIRKAVESYDEDLKVQVWGTGGMSHQLQGARAGLINKAWDNRFLDLLVENPVGLSQVPHIEYVREAGSEGIELVMWLIARGAMADVDQARALPKVLHRFYHVPASNTAVGHLILENPA